The DNA sequence CCGCCCGTAAGATTACAAGACTTTTGTGTTTCTATTATAAAACATGATCCTCGGATTTATCCAAAGCAATGTAAACAAAGTCCCTACGTGTAAACACACTGAGGTGATTGTGAGCGCATTATGCCGACCAAGTAAATATTGATCTACAATCTGCATCTAAATAAAGGTTGTAGAATCTAGATATGGCTCTTGGGTACACAGGCGCAATGTGACAtaaagtgtgtttgtctgtgtgtgcaataATCAGCGATCTGTTTAAAAAGGGTCTGAAAAGGCTAGCCCATCCTTTGTTACAGCCAGCCATGTCATTACTCTCAACAGACAGAGCCACAGGTCGAGATTATTCCTCACTATGAGCTGGAGAAGGATGTCAAAGAGGAGCCGGATAAATCTTGTAAGTCCTCTCCCTTCTAGCACGCTGTGAATGCCAAGTATTTCGTCAATTCCACTCAATCATACTGAACTTGTGACAAGGAacaagtttgtttgtttattttctttttaagtgTATGACATGTCATTTGTTGTCTTCAGTCTCCAGTTTGAGCCTTCCCGTTTACAAAGACTACCAGCACTCCTTCATCCAGGAGAGGGATAGGGACATGTTTGCGGACAGCTCTCCCGGTGCCCGCGGGGACGAGTACAACTTCTTCACTTGCCTCTCACGGTAATGCTCCGTGCTGATGGACTGCCGAAAAGGATGGTCAATTATTCCATGAAAAGATCGACCGATAATTCATTGACGTCattgttataattgatttattgTTGATTGCTTTTAGATGCAATTCATTTGAGTTAATTGTCTTTCCTCAAGGGCGGGCATTTACCCTCATTGAGAACATTGTAGAGACTGATTAAATACAATTACAAGGAGCAGTGCAATTCATCGCAAGTACTGGTTCATTACTTGATGATTTCCAATCCGTTTTTTTCTGTCAGATGTCTGACTGATTTGATACAGACTTTGAGATCAGATTTAGACATCGTTGTTATTGTCGGGCTCCCATCTTACTCAGAACAATATCCAAAGCAGCAACTACATCTCTTACCAACATCCCAGGACCAAGCCAGCTCTGCTCAACTACCTATCACACTAAATAAACTCGGCATGTATGTGCTATAACTTCTTTGTTTTGTGTCTTCAGTAATCCTTGGCTGCCAGGTTGGATTCTAACCACCACACTGGTCCTGTCAGTTCTGGTCCTGATCTGGATCTGCTGTGCCACAGTGGCGACCGCTGTAGACCAATATGTACCTGCCGAGGTCAGTGGTGCTACTTTTGACCGTTCTCTATTTTGTCACAACTTCTTGGTTAGTTATTTTCACCGTCCTCCCCAGAATAATGTTTTCACCGATTTTCAACTCAAATTTATCGGAATAGATATTAATGCagatattttattgttttatttgtgttacaGCCTATACATACATTACCAATGCATTTCCAACTCAAGAAAACATGTCTGCTAATGCATAGGCTAATGCTTTTATTCTATAGTGCTGTCCATCAAATTATAAATGACCGCAATGCATTTTACGGGAAAAAGAAAGTAACATTTTACTAATGGGATTCATTTCAACCCCCCGGCAAAAGACACACGGCTGAAATCCACTTctcttttggttttgtttttttcagaagCTTAGCATTTCCGGTGACATGGACTTCATGAAGGAGCAGAAGCTGACTCCATACCCGGCGTCTTCCCTGCTGATCGTCACCTCGTcgggcgaggaagaggaggccggGCCCCTCCCTACCAAGGTCAACCTGGGGCAGTCCAACGtctagagaggagggaggagggagacaccAAAGCAGCTCTAGTGTAGTGATATCGATCTTAATGCGATTTCCTGATCTTAATGCGATTTCCTTAAGTCGATTTCTACTTCCTCTAGTGCAAAAGACCATTGGCTTCTCACTGTCTAAACAGGAATGACCTTGTTCTGCACTTTTTTTCTAAAGGAGTATTTCTaacagtgtgtctgtctttaaGTTATGAAGAcgctgtgttcttttttttggccCTGTATCGTTTAGGCATTAGAGATGAGGGTAGAAGATGGTACaggcaacataaaaaaatggTTTTGGGGGAAATCATTGAAATTTGCATTATCCTTTTGTCGTTTTGATTTTGTTGATTACAGCTGTATTAATGAGGTGTTTGTGACTTGAAATGCTATAGGTTCCGCAGTGTTTATTAACTTTTTTGGTAAAAATCAGGGTTTTCTATAGTGAATAACATAAGATTGCTGACTCCCCTTTGTTTTTTGTGCTTGCAGTGCTTTCAAAACATAACCTCCTGTTAAACTCATAATCCTATTATATTGCAAAAGACAGCGAGGGTCTTTTCAAATTTACTGTTGTCTTCTTTTAGAATGAATATGAATCGGAAATAAAGAAGGTGGAGTGGATAAAGTCTGTCTGTTTTCATTTCACATCCTCGTATTGGTCACATATTCTTGTAAAAAACACCATACATTACAGCAGTCACCATTTAACATGTTTATGCATACCACATAGAGATAACAGCCCATTATTGTATAATGGTAGTATAGTCTACGCTGTTAAATCTATGATCAAAATTGATTTCAAGACTGTTTCTGCCATGTTCATAAAGCACACAACACTGCTAGTGTGATATTGGTTCTCCATATCAATAagacaaatacatatttttgctCAAGCTGGATTGGCCTAGTATGTAATTGGCTTAATTTCCTCAAGCACATGTGAGCACTATTGAGTATTTCAACCAATTATGTAAAATGCTTTAATGTCCTAATTGTTTTTATGCTTATGTCCTTAATGAGTTCCCATTATATTTTAATAGAAATGGTTCCAGAGGCTTAAGACGATGTCATAAGCCATCAAACACCCAGGCATTGTAATTTTACTGCTACAACCAACATACcgatatcaatatatatatgtgtgtgtgtgtgagaaagagagagattataaTCATGATCATTTCCAGTACCTCAGCCATTGTAAATTAAACACGAGATATAAAGATATAATTTTAATGGTGTTAAATATCCTTTCTTTGCACCACAACTGACTCAATGTGTCAGTGACATCTTCACTGTGCAATGCCCTCTGCCATGCTCCTTCAGTTGAAACAAACAAGATTGAAATGCTGATCAAAACATTAATGGAATAATAAAAACAGGAAAAACAGCAAAACATTAATCATTCCATCCACATTTCAATCCACCTAACAGTGGGATTGCCTGCAATATATATCCAAGCCAATAGCTGGTAGAACAGATAGAACAAGTCTTTGTTCACGATTTAATAAAAAAGTCAGCTCAGTAGCTGTCCAACATATCCTTATCTGCGGCTGTAAGCGTTGATGAGGAAAAGCGCTTTCCTGGAGGACTCTGACGAGTCTCGCTGCCCTCTGTTTGACGTTGCCTTTTTCTGGCGTTAAGACAGGAGGGTTTCGGTGAATCCTCAGccgtgtcattaacttgcaccTTGGGAATGCCGTGCTTTGGGGTGGGCTTGTAAAAATGGAGCTTTTCGGTTGCATCCTCATCTTGCCGTACCAAGGGCATCGAATTCAGCACATCACTGATGAACTTTTGTCTGCCAACTGGAGAGAAACAGTGTTAAAAAGTAATTATGAGTGTAGCTTGTCATTTTAcctcaaaataaaaatgtgttactGAAATGGGGACTTACAGAAGCGGAGTGCTGATTTTCGTGAATCTTCAATTTTTTTTAGTTTCGGCACTTGTGAAGCAATTCTTTCCCATTGATTGACAACCTGAGAAAATTGCAATGCTTGTTGTTTGTACATTTTCTGAATTCAATGTAAAAAACTAACAAAACTGCAGAATATTCACAagatatatacaaacatacaacatAACTAAGTTTATAAAATAAGTGTTCAGATAGCTAGATCAAATACaatgaagtgtgtgtatgtatatgtatataaatagatatagagAAACACTTTTTAAAAGGTTCTTACATGCTCTGCCCAACCTTCTGTTTTACATCTTGAATGCTCAAATATGTCCAGTGGTTTTTCAGAACAAACAAGTCCTGTCAGGTCATACATTGTTTTCTTGAGTACTGGGCCAAGCTGGAAATACATATGTTGATAGATGTTTAGATCTTTGCGATGCTGCTACATTTTACACACTGGACctttaaagcaaaacatttttaaagaaTCAACGTCACCTTAAAATTGGTCCCAGATACATCAAGATTTTGGAGATTAGAGAGACAAGTGAGGTACCTGATAACCCTTTCAGAGATTGGATTGTCTGTAAAGAAATAGAAAGCATTCCGTTATGGCTATACACCAGTGGTAATAACATGTTATAAATGTATCATTATATTGTATGTGGTATTCATATATTTGTTAAAGGCCAATATTAAAGAAAAATGAACAGTAGCTGACCAGAGAGATCCAGAAGTTGAAGGTTGTCAAGTCCTTTCTTGAACATCCTAATGGGCGCAGTCAATCTTTGTAGGCCAATATCTGACAGACAGTTGCCTCCAATGAAAAGTTCAACCAGTGATCTGGGGAAACAACAtgataaatatataatgtaatgGTTGAGCATTAATGTTTTATAGTCCATCCCAGGATTAAGGAGTTGTATTACCCAGTCAAGGAGCTGCTGGTCAGATGCAGGAAGATCTCATGACTATCTCCAAGTCGGCAGCCAAACAAATCAAGAGACTTCAGACTATGAAATGTTTTGATTTCACACATCCTCTCAGACAACAGAGGAAATCTGTAGGGACACGTATAAAGCAAGTCAGATGAAGCTACAGGGACCGGAGAATAATAATCACATGTATAGTTTAATCTAAAGTAATACCTATTCCGAAGACAAAGAGATGTCAGCACCATGTCGCCATACGCATCATTGAATACTTGTAGGGCTTTGGGGCCCGTTTCTTGGTtggaaaaaacacatttctctTCCGTGGCTGCAAAAAGTTTAACTCCTATTTGTTCAGGGAAGTCTAACAGTGAGTCCACATGGTGTATGTTTTCGGCTATGAATTGAATAGAGATGTCGAAGAGAGATCTCGGAGAATATTGTAGATTTCCCTTGGCATTGTAGGTGAAGATGAAGTGTTCCTTTTTCAACAACATCGGTAACGGTTTAGTTCTTCTACAGGATGACACAGGCTTCGGCTCAGCAAGCACGATGTCATTCACCCGACGAAGCTGTCCTCCCTCTCGGATATAAAGAGTGCTATTGTCCGGAACAAGACTGCACATGTTTGATGGTTGTTTCTTCTACAGAACAGACATGAAACGCATCAGTGTTTGCATGACAGCCGAGCAAACTAGAAAGATAATAATAGTCGTTAATAATCAAACTTGCTGTCCGGCTTGGCTACCCGTGTCTGGGTCAAAGGCATCGACCGCTACGGAGACGTATATATAGACATATTATTTATTGCTCACAGTTATGTGTTGTTGTCTACTCAACTCAACTCGAATTTGTACTACAAGCCTCCACTCATGTAGTTCCGGGTAAGCTTCCGTGTTTTCCCCccatatt is a window from the Gadus chalcogrammus isolate NIFS_2021 chromosome 8, NIFS_Gcha_1.0, whole genome shotgun sequence genome containing:
- the lrrc42 gene encoding leucine-rich repeat-containing protein 42 isoform X1 encodes the protein MCSLVPDNSTLYIREGGQLRRVNDIVLAEPKPVSSCRRTKPLPMLLKKEHFIFTYNAKGNLQYSPRSLFDISIQFIAENIHHVDSLLDFPEQIGVKLFAATEEKCVFSNQETGPKALQVFNDAYGDMVLTSLCLRNRFPLLSERMCEIKTFHSLKSLDLFGCRLGDSHEIFLHLTSSSLTGSLVELFIGGNCLSDIGLQRLTAPIRMFKKGLDNLQLLDLSDNPISERVIRYLTCLSNLQNLDVSGTNFKLGPVLKKTMYDLTGLVCSEKPLDIFEHSRCKTEGWAEHVVNQWERIASQVPKLKKIEDSRKSALRFFGRQKFISDVLNSMPLVRQDEDATEKLHFYKPTPKHGIPKVQVNDTAEDSPKPSCLNARKRQRQTEGSETRQSPPGKRFSSSTLTAADKDMLDSY
- the lrrc42 gene encoding leucine-rich repeat-containing protein 42 isoform X2, producing MCSLVPDNSTLYIREGGQLRRVNDIVLAEPKPVSSCRRTKPLPMLLKKEHFIFTYNAKGNLQYSPRSLFDISIQFIAENIHHVDSLLDFPEQIGVKLFAATEEKCVFSNQETGPKALQVFNDAYGDMVLTSLCLRNRFPLLSERMCEIKTFHSLKSLDLFGCRLGDSHEIFLHLTSSSLTGSLVELFIGGNCLSDIGLQRLTAPIRMFKKGLDNLQLLDLSDNPISERVIRSSV